The proteins below come from a single Actinomycetota bacterium genomic window:
- a CDS encoding WYL domain-containing protein, with the protein MRQSAPRDRAKRPLSRLACQARRSRRRGRVGQRDDDKLVRQLSLVAFLMAQQRPVTAEEIHEAVEGYGGMSEQAFLRRFYSDRSELEGVGLKLAVERPSDDPFQGDLYAMPPENYYLPPIEFDEAELSALHTSLYLLEGQFAYAEPLRLALQHLTLGRPSPLDDHAARTVAVNLLGSRHTSEVASHLIKIESAISRRKTIRFRYYSIGRDDLGDREVDPYSLLYMAGNWYLVGYAHDREDLRCFRLSRIQGRITFKTRAEHDFPPPSEVDLSRYRDRAPWQLADPVGTAVIELSPTIAWWVDQMFGGQGEYEERADGSAVFRTDYGGEREIVSWVLGLGAEAQVLEPPALRDAAVAALALLRTRHSAMPRRRAKPLPRSAEPAPAADADDPAERVVPVERISRLLALMTRLLAACGRSYEAEVPCAALRSELNLTQEALEEDLTLLNLINFGGGCYALFALVEGDEVVVQKEVYGDQFSRPARLSPLEAKALLWALDFVGGRLPLVGEESLASARRKIEDAVGEASTTGVELGAVQTASEPVGALLARAVREDRVIEIDYWTESRGEVTKRVIEPHMLMNSRDAWYLVSFCRRAGEQRTFRLDRIRAATPLDEHFDRRVEVEAVPYQPWGTSAQAEQHAQIARVWCSPAIARWLAEEHPSAERFSDGSIIAEIPYASDEWLVKEITKHGGEAVLHTPEELRVVVASNAERIIEHHAAAPARR; encoded by the coding sequence ATGCGACAATCCGCACCCCGGGACCGCGCGAAGAGGCCCCTCTCTCGGCTAGCATGCCAAGCGCGCCGCAGTCGAAGGAGAGGCCGGGTGGGCCAGAGGGATGACGACAAGCTGGTGCGGCAGCTCTCGCTCGTCGCATTCCTGATGGCGCAGCAGCGTCCCGTGACCGCCGAGGAGATACACGAGGCGGTGGAGGGCTACGGCGGCATGAGCGAGCAGGCATTCCTGCGCCGCTTCTACTCCGACCGGTCCGAGCTGGAGGGCGTGGGCCTGAAGCTGGCAGTGGAGCGCCCGAGCGATGATCCCTTCCAGGGCGACCTCTACGCGATGCCGCCCGAGAACTACTACCTGCCACCCATCGAGTTCGACGAGGCCGAGCTCAGCGCGCTGCACACCAGCCTCTACCTGCTCGAAGGCCAGTTCGCCTACGCCGAGCCGCTGCGCCTGGCGCTGCAGCACCTCACCCTGGGCCGGCCGAGCCCCCTCGACGACCACGCTGCGCGCACGGTGGCGGTGAACCTGCTGGGCAGCCGCCACACGTCCGAGGTGGCGAGCCACCTCATCAAGATCGAGTCGGCCATAAGCCGCCGCAAGACGATCCGCTTCCGGTACTACTCGATCGGCCGCGACGACCTGGGCGACCGCGAGGTGGACCCCTACAGCCTGCTCTACATGGCGGGCAACTGGTACCTCGTGGGCTACGCGCATGACCGGGAGGACCTCCGGTGCTTCCGCCTCTCGCGCATCCAGGGCCGCATCACCTTCAAGACCCGGGCCGAGCACGACTTCCCGCCCCCAAGCGAGGTGGACCTCTCGCGCTACCGCGACCGCGCCCCCTGGCAGCTGGCCGACCCCGTGGGCACGGCGGTGATCGAGCTCTCCCCCACCATCGCCTGGTGGGTCGACCAGATGTTCGGCGGCCAGGGCGAGTACGAGGAGCGCGCCGACGGGTCGGCGGTGTTCCGCACCGACTACGGTGGCGAGCGCGAGATCGTGTCGTGGGTGCTGGGACTGGGAGCCGAGGCGCAGGTGCTCGAGCCCCCGGCATTGCGCGACGCCGCCGTTGCCGCGCTCGCACTGCTGCGCACCCGCCACTCCGCCATGCCGCGCCGCCGCGCCAAGCCGCTGCCGCGCTCGGCCGAGCCCGCCCCGGCGGCCGACGCCGATGATCCGGCGGAGCGCGTGGTGCCCGTGGAGCGCATCTCGCGCCTGCTCGCGCTGATGACGCGACTGCTCGCCGCATGCGGCCGCTCGTACGAGGCCGAGGTGCCGTGCGCGGCCCTGCGATCGGAGCTCAACCTCACCCAGGAGGCCCTCGAGGAGGACCTCACCCTGCTCAACCTCATCAACTTCGGCGGCGGTTGCTACGCGCTGTTCGCCCTGGTGGAGGGCGATGAGGTGGTGGTGCAGAAGGAGGTGTACGGCGATCAGTTCTCGCGCCCCGCGCGCCTCTCGCCGCTCGAGGCCAAGGCGCTGCTGTGGGCCCTCGACTTCGTGGGCGGGCGTCTGCCCCTCGTGGGCGAGGAGTCGCTGGCGTCCGCCCGCCGCAAGATCGAGGATGCCGTGGGCGAGGCGTCCACCACCGGCGTGGAGCTCGGCGCGGTGCAGACCGCCAGCGAGCCGGTGGGGGCGCTGCTCGCCCGCGCCGTGCGCGAGGACCGCGTGATCGAGATCGACTACTGGACCGAGTCGCGCGGCGAGGTGACCAAGCGGGTGATCGAGCCGCATATGCTCATGAACTCCCGCGACGCCTGGTACCTGGTGTCGTTCTGCCGCAGGGCCGGCGAGCAGCGCACCTTCCGCCTGGACCGCATCCGCGCCGCCACGCCGCTCGATGAGCACTTCGACCGCAGGGTGGAGGTGGAGGCCGTGCCCTATCAGCCCTGGGGAACCTCGGCGCAGGCCGAGCAGCACGCCCAGATCGCGCGCGTGTGGTGCAGCCCGGCCATCGCGCGCTGGCTGGCCGAGGAGCATCCGTCCGCGGAGCGGTTCTCGGACGGCTCGATCATCGCGGAGATCCCCTACGCCAGCGACGAGTGGCTGGTGAAGGAGATCACCAAGCACGGCGGCGAGGCCGTGCTGCACACCCCCGAGGAACTCCGCGTCGTCGTGGCGAGCAACGCAGAGCGCATCATCGAGCACCACGCCGCCGCGCCCGCGCGCCGCTAG
- a CDS encoding thermonuclease family protein produces the protein MPARSCRRSPPPPRVSPRRSRDAAAPSGMRRARAAAPACRHPSGPPGLSFDCGALGMLAERGASSRGPGVRIVACGAMIATLFTAGCGSSGMPAAGSGRVARVLDGDTIVVQGVGTVRYIGIDTPELHHPRKPVERFAARAAQMNRRMVEGRVVRLVTDVEERDMHGRLLAYVYVGTVMVNARLVALGAAKQFPFPPNTLHRAQFARLERQAMRARRGQWGPAEGGPPWGAVSRSG, from the coding sequence ATGCCTGCTCGCTCATGCCGCCGTAGCCCTCCACCGCCTCGTGTATCTCCTCGGCGGTCACGGGACGCTGCTGCGCCATCAGGAATGCGACGAGCGAGAGCTGCCGCACCAGCTTGTCGTCATCCCTCTGGCCCACCCGGCCTCTCCTTCGACTGCGGCGCGCTTGGCATGCTAGCCGAGAGAGGGGCCTCTTCGCGCGGTCCCGGGGTGCGGATTGTCGCATGTGGAGCCATGATCGCCACACTTTTCACCGCTGGGTGCGGGTCGTCCGGGATGCCCGCAGCCGGCTCCGGGCGCGTAGCGCGAGTGCTCGACGGCGACACCATCGTGGTGCAGGGCGTGGGCACGGTGCGCTATATCGGCATCGACACGCCCGAGTTGCACCACCCGCGCAAGCCCGTGGAGAGGTTCGCGGCACGTGCCGCGCAGATGAACCGGCGCATGGTGGAGGGGCGCGTGGTGCGGCTGGTCACCGACGTGGAGGAGCGCGACATGCATGGTCGCCTGCTCGCCTATGTGTACGTCGGTACCGTGATGGTGAATGCCCGGCTCGTGGCGCTGGGGGCCGCCAAGCAGTTTCCGTTTCCGCCGAACACGCTGCACAGGGCGCAGTTCGCGCGACTCGAACGCCAAGCCATGCGTGCGCGTCGCGGGCAGTGGGGCCCGGCGGAGGGCGGCCCGCCGTGGGGTGCGGTCAGTCGGTCGGGTTGA
- a CDS encoding CoA pyrophosphatase produces MNARCDICAADLARVLPDALEGRDRVALDPTGRDAGVLLILFDVDAAGHVVLTKRSQFVAHHKGEISLPGGKFEPGDVDLLGAALREAEEEIAVPRASLQVLGPLDDVHTIASGFTVSPWVAHHPGGRPDMTPEQSEIARILEVPLADVLAADRRIPEPPGIETLRYALQGEDVWGLTARILRTFSAVVHQVSGQRAAP; encoded by the coding sequence ATGAACGCCCGCTGCGACATCTGCGCGGCAGACCTGGCCCGGGTGCTGCCCGATGCGCTCGAGGGGCGCGATCGCGTGGCGCTCGATCCCACCGGCAGGGACGCCGGCGTCCTGCTGATCCTCTTCGACGTCGACGCCGCCGGCCATGTGGTGCTCACCAAGCGTTCGCAGTTCGTGGCGCACCACAAGGGCGAGATCTCCCTGCCGGGCGGCAAGTTCGAGCCCGGCGATGTGGACCTTCTGGGCGCGGCGCTGCGGGAGGCCGAGGAGGAGATCGCCGTGCCGCGCGCGTCGCTCCAGGTGCTGGGGCCCCTGGACGACGTGCACACGATCGCAAGCGGCTTCACGGTGAGCCCGTGGGTGGCCCATCATCCGGGCGGGCGCCCCGACATGACCCCCGAGCAGTCGGAGATCGCGCGCATCCTCGAGGTGCCCCTGGCCGACGTGCTCGCGGCCGACCGGCGCATCCCCGAGCCACCCGGCATCGAGACGCTGCGGTATGCGCTGCAGGGCGAGGACGTCTGGGGCCTCACGGCCCGCATCCTGCGCACCTTCAGCGCGGTGGTGCACCAGGTCTCCGGGCAGCGCGCCGCGCCCTAG
- a CDS encoding aldo/keto reductase, whose translation MRRGACVTSLPMRYREIPGTGIRVSELGFGAEPFAIGWWGDDGDDEAVRLLHAALDRGVTLFDAADRDGDGRVQRVLGRAFAGRRDRVVLATRVGYAWEDAEPRRPGRPLPQDFRPDAIRSAVRASADRLGGVIDICELHHPPRRALADDALARVMDELMAEGTVRAFGAAMPSGGRPGDGRRLIRQRRFPVLDVELGVLGHDPGAEIAGLAHAAGSCVIARGAHCRGLLEGKYSRETTFPPGDPRADLSRDWLEEGLRRVATLGFLHADGRPWSLGQAAISWVLSRPGVASVVTPIHSEDHLEEFTRAIDLPALTAEDLARIEALIESGFQPEAEPAPDAAGAAEGGDGEVAAPAGLAQPDHDGGGDAGADEPVAAGASSAE comes from the coding sequence ATGCGTCGGGGGGCGTGCGTAACCTCACTGCCCATGCGCTATCGGGAGATCCCCGGCACGGGCATCCGCGTGTCGGAACTGGGTTTCGGGGCCGAGCCGTTCGCCATCGGCTGGTGGGGCGACGACGGTGATGACGAGGCCGTGCGCCTGCTGCACGCGGCGCTCGACCGCGGCGTCACGTTGTTCGACGCGGCCGACCGCGACGGAGACGGCCGCGTGCAGCGCGTGCTGGGCCGGGCGTTCGCGGGTCGCCGCGACCGCGTGGTGCTGGCCACCCGCGTGGGGTACGCCTGGGAGGACGCCGAGCCGCGCAGGCCCGGCCGCCCCCTGCCCCAGGACTTCCGCCCCGACGCCATTCGCAGCGCGGTGCGCGCCAGCGCCGATCGCCTGGGAGGGGTCATCGACATCTGCGAGCTGCATCACCCGCCGCGACGGGCGCTGGCCGACGATGCCCTGGCCCGGGTGATGGACGAGCTGATGGCCGAGGGCACCGTGCGGGCGTTCGGCGCGGCGATGCCCTCCGGGGGGCGCCCGGGCGACGGGCGCAGGCTCATCCGGCAGAGGCGCTTCCCGGTGCTCGACGTCGAGCTCGGCGTGCTCGGGCACGACCCGGGCGCCGAGATCGCGGGCCTGGCCCACGCGGCCGGGTCGTGCGTGATCGCCCGCGGCGCCCACTGCCGGGGGCTGCTCGAGGGCAAGTACTCGCGCGAGACCACCTTCCCGCCCGGCGACCCGCGCGCAGACCTCTCGCGCGATTGGCTCGAGGAGGGCCTGCGGCGCGTGGCCACGCTCGGCTTCCTCCATGCGGATGGCCGCCCCTGGAGCCTCGGCCAGGCGGCGATCTCCTGGGTGCTCTCGCGCCCGGGCGTCGCATCGGTGGTCACCCCCATCCACTCCGAGGACCATCTCGAGGAGTTCACCCGGGCCATCGATCTCCCCGCGCTCACCGCCGAGGACCTCGCCCGCATCGAGGCGCTCATCGAGTCGGGCTTCCAGCCGGAGGCCGAACCGGCCCCTGATGCCGCCGGGGCAGCCGAGGGCGGCGACGGCGAGGTCGCTGCGCCCGCCGGCCTGGCGCAGCCGGACCACGACGGCGGCGGCGACGCGGGAGCCGATGAGCCGGTGGCCGCGGGGGCTAGCTCAGCGGAGTGA
- a CDS encoding DUF1802 family protein, which yields MQPFALKEWATVIAAMLAGDQVVMLRKGGIGEKRFDVPHRSFLLLPTHVHQRPGLLTPEVAGRWPELLAVTEEPPRVQLAAWCEVADVHEVSEQAELDALAPFHVLGPHYAEARLRWRPTHPLMVIVPRVHRVSPALALDVSPHMRGCRSWVEVPLEMPAANPVLDDARFAEVRATVSAVLAAAGPESPHGAAALG from the coding sequence GTGCAGCCGTTCGCGCTGAAGGAATGGGCAACCGTCATCGCCGCCATGCTGGCGGGCGACCAGGTGGTGATGCTCCGCAAGGGCGGCATCGGCGAGAAGCGCTTCGACGTGCCCCACCGGAGCTTCCTGCTGCTGCCTACCCACGTGCACCAGCGGCCCGGGCTGCTGACGCCCGAGGTGGCCGGGCGCTGGCCCGAGCTGCTGGCCGTCACCGAGGAGCCCCCGCGGGTGCAGTTGGCCGCCTGGTGCGAGGTGGCGGACGTCCACGAGGTGAGCGAGCAGGCCGAGCTCGACGCCCTCGCGCCATTCCACGTGCTGGGGCCCCACTACGCCGAGGCGCGCCTGCGCTGGCGCCCGACTCACCCGCTCATGGTGATCGTGCCCCGCGTGCACCGGGTGAGCCCCGCGCTGGCCCTCGACGTGTCGCCCCATATGCGCGGCTGCCGCAGCTGGGTGGAGGTGCCGCTGGAGATGCCCGCGGCCAACCCGGTGCTAGACGACGCCCGCTTCGCCGAGGTGCGCGCCACGGTGTCCGCCGTCCTTGCCGCGGCGGGTCCGGAGTCGCCTCACGGCGCCGCGGCGCTGGGCTAG
- a CDS encoding CofH family radical SAM protein has protein sequence MIDAILSRAAEGERISADEALALYEQAPLDDLGAAAEAVARRMHGDEVTYNVNGYLNPTNICVVGCGFCAFAVWTDHDPRAYAYSVDQLVDRAQQISDTGITELHIVGGMTKEYTLEYYEDLFRELKAALPHVSLTALTAVEVEFVARMARVSPRKALERLIAAGHDSMPGGGAEVFSPRVRKIIADRKLPAEQWLEVHRDAHALGLPTNATMLFGHFETPAEKVDHMIQLRGLQDEGIAAGSSARFQAFIPLPFLPGNTDFSYLPGPSRDEKLRTIALSRLVLDNIPHIKGHWVMLEEDVTQEGLRFGLDDLSGTLVEERVAHATTVQTPLGLTRDRISDLIRGGGRTPVERNTTYGRVGREAVAAS, from the coding sequence ATGATCGACGCCATCCTCTCCCGGGCCGCGGAGGGCGAGCGCATCAGCGCCGACGAGGCCCTGGCCCTATACGAGCAGGCCCCGCTCGACGACCTGGGGGCCGCTGCCGAGGCCGTTGCGCGCCGCATGCACGGCGACGAGGTCACCTACAACGTCAACGGCTACCTCAACCCCACCAACATCTGCGTGGTGGGGTGCGGGTTCTGCGCGTTCGCGGTGTGGACCGACCACGACCCGCGCGCCTACGCCTACTCGGTGGACCAGCTGGTGGACCGCGCGCAGCAGATCTCCGACACGGGCATCACCGAGCTGCACATCGTCGGGGGGATGACCAAGGAGTACACCCTCGAGTACTACGAGGACCTCTTCCGCGAGCTCAAGGCGGCCCTGCCGCACGTGTCGCTCACGGCGCTCACCGCGGTGGAGGTGGAGTTCGTGGCGCGCATGGCGCGCGTCAGTCCGCGCAAGGCGCTCGAGCGCCTCATCGCCGCGGGCCACGACAGCATGCCGGGTGGCGGTGCCGAGGTGTTCAGCCCCCGCGTGCGCAAGATCATCGCCGACCGCAAGCTGCCGGCCGAGCAGTGGCTCGAGGTGCACCGGGACGCCCACGCCCTGGGACTTCCCACCAACGCCACCATGCTGTTCGGGCACTTCGAGACGCCCGCCGAGAAGGTGGACCACATGATCCAGCTGCGCGGCCTGCAGGACGAGGGCATCGCCGCGGGCAGCTCCGCGCGGTTCCAGGCCTTTATCCCGCTGCCGTTCCTGCCCGGCAACACCGACTTCTCGTACCTGCCCGGCCCGTCGCGCGACGAGAAGCTGCGCACCATCGCCCTCTCGCGCCTCGTGCTCGACAACATCCCGCACATCAAGGGCCACTGGGTGATGCTCGAGGAGGACGTCACGCAGGAGGGCCTCAGGTTCGGCCTGGACGACCTTTCGGGAACGCTGGTGGAAGAGCGCGTGGCGCACGCCACCACGGTGCAGACGCCGCTGGGCCTCACGCGGGATCGCATCAGCGACCTCATCCGGGGCGGCGGTCGCACGCCTGTGGAGCGCAACACCACCTACGGCCGCGTGGGGCGCGAGGCTGTCGCAGCGTCCTAG
- a CDS encoding ATP-binding cassette domain-containing protein: MPAGGHPPGEAALSTAGAASPDAVIRARAIEVRYQRGGALAVSGVNIDLRPGAGLLVTGDRGSGKSSVLRAVLGLAGPGGNITVLGGPAGDPATLRRIGWAPQAWPLTFGLKGREVVRMVAELGGHGPTEAERAIDEMAVTAPDARVESLEMEDVRRICMACAIMGEPDLLVLDDPWEFPETTDAIRRAMARGASVLAASSDPGGLPGLLGASIHLVEGSPG; the protein is encoded by the coding sequence TTGCCCGCAGGAGGCCATCCGCCTGGAGAAGCTGCGCTGAGCACCGCGGGGGCGGCATCGCCGGATGCGGTGATCCGCGCCCGGGCCATCGAGGTGCGCTACCAGCGCGGCGGCGCCCTCGCGGTGAGCGGCGTGAACATCGACCTTCGCCCCGGCGCCGGCCTGCTCGTCACCGGCGACCGCGGATCGGGCAAGTCGAGCGTGCTTCGCGCGGTGCTGGGGCTTGCGGGCCCCGGCGGCAACATCACGGTGCTGGGCGGCCCGGCGGGTGACCCCGCCACCCTGCGCCGCATCGGCTGGGCGCCGCAGGCATGGCCCCTCACCTTCGGCCTGAAGGGCCGCGAGGTGGTGCGCATGGTCGCCGAACTCGGCGGCCACGGGCCGACCGAGGCCGAGCGGGCGATCGACGAGATGGCCGTGACAGCCCCCGACGCCCGCGTGGAGTCGCTCGAGATGGAGGACGTGCGCCGCATCTGCATGGCCTGCGCGATCATGGGCGAGCCCGACCTGCTGGTGCTTGATGACCCGTGGGAGTTCCCCGAGACCACCGATGCCATCCGCCGCGCGATGGCGCGCGGGGCGTCGGTGTTGGCGGCATCGTCCGACCCCGGTGGGCTGCCGGGCCTGCTCGGGGCGAGCATCCACCTGGTCGAGGGGAGCCCCGGGTGA
- a CDS encoding ferredoxin has product MAEIEIDGERYRLTVDHDQCMGTRVCIARLPGVFTVDDDTNLSSASDDVLDPSLADAVREAVDDCPQEAIRLEKLR; this is encoded by the coding sequence ATGGCCGAGATCGAGATCGACGGCGAGCGCTACCGCCTCACGGTGGACCACGACCAGTGCATGGGCACGCGCGTGTGCATCGCGCGGCTTCCGGGCGTGTTCACCGTGGACGACGACACCAACCTCTCCAGCGCGAGCGACGACGTGCTCGACCCGTCGCTGGCTGATGCCGTGCGCGAGGCGGTGGACGATTGCCCGCAGGAGGCCATCCGCCTGGAGAAGCTGCGCTGA